Sequence from the Aquimarina sp. Aq107 genome:
GCCCCTAATGATTTAATAGACATTGTATCTTATTATTCAAAATCAATAAACTTTGATGGATCTGTCGGATATCCATCTCTCCATAATTCAAAATGTAAATGCGGTCCCGTAGAAAGTTCTCCCGTAGATCCAGCGGTTGCAATTACTTCTCCTGACTTTACCAATTCGCCTTGCTGTTTGGTTAAAGAAGCATTATGCTTATAAACCGTAAGTAGACTATTCCCATGCTCCAATATAATCACGTGACCTGTTTCTGAAGTCCATTCTGCAAAAATTACAGTTCCAGCTGCCGCAGCTTTAATCGGAGTGTCTTTTGGTACAGCAATATCAATTGCATAATGTTTCTCATTAACATTATACTTAGATGTAATACTTCCTTTAACAGGAGGAAAAAGCGAAAAATCGGTACTCGATTTTTCACTCTCAAACAAACTATATTTATCTTCTCTAGATACCTCTTCTCTAAGTTTCATATCCTGTTCTGATGGATTTAAATCAACCTCATCAGGATTTAATTTTTGAGATTGTACAGCAGAATCTATATCAAACTCAACAGTTTTAACATCTCCGTTAAGTACTTTTTTAATAGAATTATAATATTCCTGATTAATTGCCAATACAGTTTCCAATGAATCTGCCGTAGAAACTAATCTAGTTGCTTTTTGATTAAGAGAGGTCGAAGAATATCCAGGAATATATTCTCTCAGTGGTGTAAACGCTATCAAAATAGTTGTACAAGAAACCAAAACAATAGAAGTAATCATTAACAATACAAATACATTAAGCCTAGTCAGCTTAAATGATATTCGTTCTTCAAAAGTATCTTCATTAAGAATTACCAATCGATACTTGTTTAATAGCTTCTTAGTAATTCTTTTTGGTTCTTTTTTCTTTTTAGCCATACATCAATCTAATATCGACAGTTGTGTTAGATACGCAAATATACATATTCTCCTTGCGGATAAAAATGCCAAATTTTATATTAAAACGTTATTTAAAAGTGAATAGTCTTATTTAAAGGTGTGAATATTCTCTTAAAAGAAGTTTTTAGCGGCCTAAAAATGTCTTTTTTATCTAAATCTTGTTAACTTTGTATTCTAAATTTAAGAACATGATGTCATTAAGTGTATTTTTAGGAATGTTAGGCCCGTGGCAAATTGCATTGATAGTTGCTGTGGTTTTACTTTTATTTGGAGGTAAAAAAATTCCAGAATTGATGAGAGGTTTAGGAAGCGGAATCAAAGAGTTTAAAGACGCCTCTAAAGAAGAAGAAGATCCTAATAAGATAGAAGAGAAAAAATAACCTATAGGTATATAGTAGAAAAATGCCCAGCTTCTTAAGCTGGGCATTTTTTATTAAAGAAATCGTTGTTTTCTCAAAAGAACTTACTTTTATCGTAATTAAAACACCACAGCTGTTAACGATTTGTGAAAATTATACCTTGATTTCAAAAACACTACACATCTACCTCATTTACAGCATATAAATGCAAAATATTCTTCTAAAAACACTAGTAAAACCATTGTTTTGACACAAAAAGCATTTTTTTTTACGGTAAAACCATAAAATTTGTGTATTTCATCGAAATAAAAAACCACTTCATCTAAAAGTTATTCATATGTTTTATAACACCATTATTTCGTGTTAAATTTGAATCAAATAAGTAAGTAACTTCATAAAGCCCCAAACTATGAAAACTATATTTTTTACCATCGTAATTTTATTTTCTTTCTCAACTATTAGTGCTCAAGAAACTACTGTTCAAAACACTAATGAAAATACAACTACTGTTAAAGCATCAAAAGTAGATTTTTATAATGCACTTATAAAGGCAAATAACTTTGACATTACTATTAAGGAAAACAAGAAAAAAGTTACTAATACTACTAAAAAAGACTTTTATAACCTTTTATTAGAAAAAAATGGTTTTAATACTGATACTCACAAAACAACAAGATTAACAAATCTTGTAAATAAAGAAGAAAATACAAGAATCACTCAAAAAAATGCTACTGTAAGTTTACTACCATAATTACTGGGCATAAAAAAATATAGTAAATACTCCTTTTAGATAAAAGGAGTATTTTTTTTGACTTTATTTAAAAGTTTTAATCAATTAACGAAAGTTGAATCCTTTTTCTAGATAGATCCACACTCATCACAGTAACCGTTACATGTTGGTTTAATTGGACTACAGCATTCACATCACTTATATACTCATTTGCAAGTTTAGAAATATGTATTAATCCACTTTCTTTAATACCTATGTCTACAAAACATCCAAAATTCGTGATATTGTTTACGATGCCTGGCAATTTCATTCCTGATTTTAAGTCATTAATCGTTTTTACATTTGGATCAAATTCGAAAACGGTTGCCTTCTTTCTTGGATCAACGCCTGGTTTTTCTAATTCTTTTACAATATCTGTTAAAGTAGGTAATCCAACATCTTCAGAAATATAATCTTGTAACCTAATTTTAGTTATTGCAGTTTTATTTCCTATTAATTCTTTTAAGGAAACTCCAGCATCTTTTGCCATCTTAGAGACTAACTTATATCTTTCTGGATGTACCGCTGAGTTATCTAATGGGTTTTTTGGTTCTGTTATTCTTAAGAAAGCTGCCGCTTGTTCATATGCCTTTCCTCCAAGTCTAGGCACTTTTTTTAATTGCTCTCTGGACGCTAACGCTCCATTTTCTGATCGATAATTAACAATGTTTTCTGCAAGCTTGTCTCCGATTCCGGACACATAACTTAATAATGGTGCACTGGCCGTATTTACATTAATACCCACACTATTTACACAACTCATTACTACCGTATCCAATTCATTTTTTAGTTTGGTTTGATCTACATCGTGCTGATATTGACCTACTCCTATTGCTTTAGGATCGATTTTAACCAACTCTGCCAATGGATCTGCTAATCGTCTTCCAATAGAAACTGCACCACGAACTGTAACATCATAACTAGGAAATTCCGCCCTAGCAATTTTTGATGCTGAATATACAGATGCACCACTTTCATTAACCATAAAAACCTGAATCTGCCCTTCGAACGGAATTTTTTTAATAAATGCTTCTGTTTCTCTAGCAGCAGTACCATTTCCTATTGCTATCGCTTCGATTTTATAAGCATTTACTAAAGATTTGATCTTTTTTATACCATTGGTCGTTTCACGTTGTGGAGGATGCGGATAGATGTTTTCATTATGAAGTAAATCTCCTTGCTTATCCAAACAAACTACTTTACAGCCAGATTTAAAACCGGGATCTAACGCTAATATTCTTTTTTGGCCTAAAGGAGACGCTAATAGCAATTGTTTTAAGTTTTGAGCGAATACTTTAATTGCATTATCATCAGCTTTTTCTTTTGCTTGGTTTAATACTTCGGTAGAAATCGCTGGTGCAAGTAATCTTTTATAAGCATCAGCAATTGCTAAAAATACTTGATCCGTACAAGCTTCTACATTAGATGTAATCATTACATCATCAATGATATCTAACGCATCATTTTCTGGAACTGTAATTTTTACTCTTACTATCTTTTCGTTTTCTGCTCTAAGAATGGCCAGTAATCTATGAGAAGGGCATTTATGCAATGGTTCTTCCCACTCAAAATATTGCTGATATTTCTGAGCTTCGTCTTCATCTTTTTTTGTTTTAATAACTGTAGAAGATATTGCAGCTCTACGTTGGTATAATCTTCGAAGTCTGTTTCTTATCTTTTCATTTTCATTTACCCATTCTGCAATGATGTCCCTTGCACCTTGTAATGCTAGTTCTTCATTAATGATTGTATCATTAAGATATTGAGATGCCACAAAAAGAATCTCCTCTTCTCGTTGCTCCATGATTATTTTTGCCAGAGGCTCAAGTCCTTGCTCCTTAGCAACGGTTGCTTTCGTCTTTCTCTTTTTCTTATAAGGAAGATATAGATCTTCTACTTCGGATAGTGTTTGTGCAGCTTCTATTCGCTTTTGTAACTCTGGTGTAAGCGCCTCTTGCTCTGCTATAGAAGCGAGTACACTTTCTTTTCTTTTCTGTAAGGTCTCAAAAACCGTTTTATACTTTACAATTTCACCAATTTCTACCTCATCTAAATTACCAGTCATCTCTTTACGATATCTAGAAATAAATGGAATTGTGGCACCATCATTTAATAATTCGATGGTTTTGGTGATTTGCTTTTCAGAAACAGGAACCTGTTTAGCGATATAAGAAACAATATTCATCAATTACATTTTTTAAACCGCTAAATATATATAAAATTACCTATTTCTACTCAAATTTAATGGACTTGATAATCGCCTCCAATTCGAACATGAAATTTCTTTTTCTTACTGATGGAGCCAAAACAAAACCTTCTATTACCAATTGTCTATTATTCGCTACATCATCGATTGCGTAGTTTACAAAAGGTCCTGCCATATAACGATCTTTGATTTCCCAAGTTCCTTTAGTTTCGAAAGCAAATTTATCATCTAACTTGGTTTCATAAAGGTAAGGTGCATATGCTTCTTCGGTAATAAATTTTCCAGAATTAGTAGGTATTTTTAATACTCCTATAGAGTCTCTCACCTTAATAATTTTAGCAATTGTACTAGAATCTTTAGGGATACTTCCTAGAGGAAGTTCATATATCATCAGATTCATATCTCCATTAGTAATATCTTTACGCAACCAAAAGAATTTATCTTCTTCTTTAGCAATACGATAAGCAGAAGGTATTTTAAGCGTAACGCCCATCTTTTCTTTTAACTGCGGAATATATTCTACCGATTTCTTAATTCGATATTGTTTTTCTCGCATTTCTACTTTTTTATACTTTGCGATCATACCTGCCGACCGTTCTTGAATCAGACGAATAATCTCATCCTGACTAGTTCCAGTAATTACATATCCTAGTTGTGGAGTTGCATATTTATTATTTGCAACATATACTTTAGACTCATCCCCTTCTTGAATTTTTAGAAACGTACGATATCTTCTAGCTAAACCAGTAAAAACGTCTGGAGGAATTTGTCTCATAGAAAATAACGGTTCTTCTTGTGGTAAACCAGGAACTTCTGCTCCAAAATACTTACGTATTGTATCTCCTAAACTACCTGTCCAAAGTTCATTATCTATAATTACAGATAGTTCATTAATCTTACCTATGGATTGTGCGAGTGAACCATTAATTTTTTCTGAAGTATTCTTTTTAGTTTCTGTACAACTTACTATACAAAATACACAAATGATGGCTAGAGCTAGTTTTTTCATAATACAAATATACTTGGGATGTTATAATATTAAAAATAATACTATCCAGATAACGGATATACTTCGCGTTATAACATCATAAACCGTTCCAATTGCATTTTTTAAATCAACAAATATTGATTAAGATTTCGATAATTTTAACTTCATACCGGGTTTGATTCCAGTACCGCTGATATTATTCCAACTTCGTAGGTTCTCTATCGAAACTCCTTTAAATTTTTGCGAAATGCTCCATAAAGTATCACCAGATTTTACTGTATACGTTTCGGAACTACTAGGATTAGTACTTACGACTGCTTTTTGGGTCTTTGTTTTCTTTTTTGGTCTATCAACTACGGGACGTCTTGGATAAATAGTTAATCGCTGTCCTATTCTAAGATTGTTACTTCGTAACCCATTCCATCTTTTTATTTGGCTAACACGTACACCATATCTTCTGGCAATTTTTCCTAAAAAATCACCGCTACGTACACGGTATCTTATTTTATCATTAGCTTCAATAAGCTTAGGAAGTGGTTTTTCTCTCTTATTAAACTCTTCTTGTGCTAGTGCGTATATTTGATTTTCATTAGCAACAAATTTACCTACTTGATCCAACGGCAAACGCAATACATAATTTTCATCTTTTATATGAGGAATAATATCCAATTTATAGGAAGGATTCAAAAATTGTAGCTCCTCCATATTAATATCCATAACCTCAGATACCTGATCCAAGGTAATCATCTGTTTTACTTTAATTGTATCTGTTTCAAAATAAGCAAATTCTGGTTTTCTTGGTTTAAAACCATGTTCTTCTGCATATTCAAAAATATACATCGTTGCTAAAAATGCTGGTAAATACCCTGCAGTTTCTCTTGGTAAATTATGACGAATATTCCAATAATTTGTATATCCTCCACTTCGTCTAATTGCCTTTGTAACATTTCCTGGTCCTGAATTATAGGATGCTAATGCCAAATCCCAATCTCCGAATACGCGATAAAGACTTGCTAAATATTTACAAGCAGCCTGTGTAGCCATAATAGGGTCCATTCGTTCATCTACATATGAACTTACCTCCAATCCAAACATTTTTCCTGTCCCAAACATAAATTGCCATAATCCTGTAGCTCCAACTCTTGATTTCGCTCTAGGTTTTAACGCAGATTCTACGATTGCCAAATACTTTATTTCTAATGGAATATTTTGGTTATCTAATTCTTGTTCAAATAATGGGAAATAAAATTCGCTCAATGCCATCAATCTCTCAAGATGTTCATGGCGATTTTTAAGGTAATTTTTAATCACACTTTCTAAAGAAGTATTGTACTCTACATTAAAAGGTGTTCGCGCATTTAATTTTGCTAATCTAGCTTTTAATGTATCCGTTGGAAGATCGACATATTCAACAGGCTGATAATCCAATTCGGTAACTGATTTATAAATAGTATCAAACAAACTAGAATTATACAATTCTTGTTTCCAAATAGAATCTAACTTAGCCAACTGAGGATGATCTTTAATCGAATACATCACACTATCCTTAACAGTTGTTTTAGTAAACGTAGTTGTTTTAAGTTCTCCGACCGCACTAATAACTTTAGTGGTATCCACTACCTGAACTGTATCTTTTCGTAAAGTTAATTCTTTATCAAGTGTTACTATTCTTGAAGGCTTCGCTTTAGAGCTTACGGATGGGATTGTATCTTGTGCTTGTAACGAAACTAGACAAAAAAGAAAACTAAGATAAAACCAACAATTTTTAATCATTTCAGATATTGTTTACAGTTAATCAAACTAACGGATATTTAAGGGTAAATAGTGCCAACTTTCAACAAGTTATTAACAACACTGCTGCGAAAATCGTATTTTTTTTCTAAAACGCAAAAAATCAACAAGTTAAAAACATAAAAAAATCAGTCGAAACGACTGATTTTTAATAACTTTTGAGTTTATTAAGACTTTTCTTACAATAATTTAGTCGATTGTTAATTTTCTATAGCAGCAATACCCGGAAGTGTTTTTCCTTCTAGACTTTCTAACATCGCTCCACCACCAGTAGAAACATAACTCACTTTGTCACCAAATCCAAATTGCTTTACCGCAGCAACAGAATCGCCACCACCTACAAGAGAAAAAGCTCCTTTTTCTGTAGCTTCGGCAATAGAATGTCCTAAGGCAATTGTTCCATTAGCAAAATTTTCCATTTCAAAAACACCTAAAGGTCCATTCCAAAGTATTGTCCTAGAATCTAGAATTACTTGATGAAAATTCTTTATCGTTTCTGGTCCTGCATCTAATCCTTGCCATCCATCAGGAATTGCATCTACACTCATAGCCTTAGTATTAGCGTTATTATCAAATGCATCTGCTCCAATTACATCAACTGGCAAGTGTATTTGCACTCCTTTTTCTTCAGCTTTCTTTAAAATCTCTAATGCTAATTCTTGTTTATCATCTTCGCAAATAGAGTCTCCTATTTTTCCTCCTTGCGCTTTAATAAATGTATAAGTCATCCCTCCACCAACAATCAAGTTATCTACTTTATCAAGGATGTTTTCTATAATTGTAATTTTAGAAGAAACCTTAGAGCCTCCAAGAACAGCCGTAATTGGTTTTTCTCCACTTTTAAGTACCTTATCAATACTCTCTATTTCTTTTGCTAATAAACTTCCAAAACATTTATTTTCTGGAAAAAATTGCGCCACAATCGTTGTAGAGGCGTGTGCTCTATGCGCTGTTCCAAAAGCATCATTAACATAAACATCTCCTAATTTTGATAATTGTTCTGCAAAATTAGTGTCACCAGCTGTTTCTTCCTTATGAAATCTTAAGTTTTCCAAAAGTAATACCTCTCCTGGATTTAATTGTGCAACTGCTGTTTCTGCTTCTTCTCCTACGCAATTAGATACAAATTTTACCTGTACCCCAATTACATCCGCAACTTGATCTACAATATGATTTAATGAAAACTCATCTTGAACTCCTTTAGGACGACCTAAATGTGACATTAAAACAGCACTTCCACCATCTTCTAATATCTTAATAATAGTTGGTTTGGCAGCTTGAATTCTCGTGCTATCAGTTACTTTAAAATTTTCATCAAGTGGAACATTAAAATCTACTCTGATTAATGCTTTTTTATTTTCAAAATTGATATCATTAATTGTCTTCATCGGATTGGATTGATTTTGGTAAACGAAAATAATTTTATTTCCTCAAAAACACTGAAAACAAATTGAAAAATTAAACTAATTTTTCTGCAAACTTCCACTTTTATCGATTTTTAGCAAAAAGAGAGTTTTCAATGAAAAAATCACATTTAATTTATATCTATTACACGCGATACATATTGTACATTATTAAATTATATTTGCTTTATGCTTTTTTCAAAAATATTAGGGCTTTCACATATCAAAAGCTACCTCACCACTAGTGTAGAAAGAGGTCGTATTCCTCATGCTCAACTTTTTGTAGGACCTAATGGTAGTGGTACCCTGCCGATGGCTATTGCCTATGCTCAATATATTTTATGTGGAAATAAAGAAGGTGAGAACACAGGAGGTAATTCCTCTTGTAATATAAAGTTTGATCATTTAGCACATCCTGATTTGCATTTTGCATATCCTGTGGCTACTAATGATAAAGTAAAAAAACATCCTACTGCGAATCACTTTGCTGAAGAATGGAGAACTTTTATAAATGACAACCCCTATGGAAGTATTTTTGATTGGTATCTTTCACTAGGTATTGAAAAAAAACAAGGACAGATAGGTGTTGATGAAGCATTGGATGTTGTAAAAAAGTTATCGTTAAAAAGTTACGAAGGTGGTTTTAAGGTCATGTTAATCTGGATGGCTGACAAGATGAATATCGCTGCTTCTAATAAGTTGCTTAAACTAATTGAAGAACCTCCAGAAAAAACCGTTTTCATCTTAATTACAGAAGACGAGGAGCAATTGATACAAACCATAAGGTCTAGATGTCAAGTACTACATTTTCCTCCTTTGGGTGAACAAGTTATAAAAGATGCCTTAAAAGCGTCGGAAAACATTTCTGACACAGAAGCTTTAAAAATTGCACACCAAGCAAATGGAGATTACAGTAAAGCATTACATCTATTACATCACGATGGTGGTGATGAACAGTTTGAAGACTGGTTTATACAATGGGTACGAACAGCTTTTAAAGCTAAAGGAAATAAATCTGCAGTGAATGATTTAATCAATTGGAGCGAATCTATAGCAGGATCAGGAAGAGAAACACAAAAAAGATTTTTAAACTATTGTCTTGATTTTTTTAGACAAGCATTATTACTAAATTATAATGCAGAAGATCTTGTATTCCTCGAACCCAAAACCAATGGTTTTAAGCTTAAGAATTTCGCACCATTTATTCATGGTGGTAATATTATGGATATAAGTAATGAATTACAAGACGCAATTTATCATATAGAACGCAATGGTAACGCAAAAATCATCTTGACAGACCTTTCTATTAAACTTACTCGATTGTTGCATAAAAAAGCTTTATAAGCATTTTTATATTTTTTTAGAATTTCAAAACTAAACTCAATTTTATGGATAATTTTATGACTCATATTGTTTCAATTACAATTTTACTGTTTTTACTTATTACTTTTTTACAATCTGGTATCGATAAAATTGCAGACTGGAAAGGAAATCTAAGTTGGTTAAAAGAGCATTTTTCAAAAACATTTTTAAAAAATATGGTACCAGCCCTTCTAGGGTCTGTGTTAATTATTGAAATCATCACTTCCATACTATGCATTGGTGGTATCTATCATTTAATAATGGATAGTCATACTGGATTTGCAATTGCAGCAATGTTCGCTGCATGTATCACTCTTTTGATGCTTCTTTTTGGTCAAAGAGTAGCTAAAGATTATCCAGGTGCATTAACAATAACTTGTTATTTTATAGTAGCTGTTTTTGGGTTATATGTAATTACCTCATAAAAAAAGAGCACTATAAAAGTGCTCTTTTGTACTATGAAAACAATTAATGTTATTGCTTTACTAATTTTATAATTTTCTTAGCACCTTTGCTAGTTTCAACTTCTGTAAAATACACTCCTTTTTTTAGTAAACTAATATCAAAAGAGCTCTGGATACTTTGTAACACTAACTTTCCAGATACATCAAAAACTTTTATTAAACTTATATCTGTATTAATACTTACTAAAGTATTTGCTGGGTTTGGATATAGATGAATATTTGTCTTTTCATTTTCTATTACATCTAATGTGTTCCCTTCTGCTCTAAAATAATATATTTCCGTGCTTTGTGCTACTCTATTAGCAAATGTAATAACTACTCTATACTCTCCAGGTTCTAAGACCATACAATCAGCCCCTGTTTCAAAATCAAACCAATCCGAACTACAACTATCATCTGTAGTTGGACAAGTTTCATCAAATGGTCTATTACAAGAAATATCATCCAATCTTTGCCATACAATAGATGCTGCATTTGTAAAAGATACATCGACCTCTTCTCCATTTTCATCCTGAATACTAATAACCGGATAACCCTGTCCTATCAATGCACAGAATAGAATTTCATCCGCATAATCAATGATTGGATTTTGGTTAGTTATTGTTACCGTAATCGATTCTAGGACTTCACAACCATTTACATCTAGAACTTTTACCACATATTCACCTGAAACATCAACATCAAAAGTATTACTTGTTTGTTCTGGGAAAAGCGTCGTAATTCCATCGGCACTTAATAATTGATAGGCATAAGCTGGTGTACCTCCACTGGCATTTACGATAATTGTTCCGGTTTCATCGATATCCACGGATACCAAAAGTTTTGATGGATCTATGAGTATTATCGGAATAATAAAACTA
This genomic interval carries:
- the tatA gene encoding twin-arginine translocase TatA/TatE family subunit, with the translated sequence MMSLSVFLGMLGPWQIALIVAVVLLLFGGKKIPELMRGLGSGIKEFKDASKEEEDPNKIEEKK
- a CDS encoding DNA polymerase III subunit gives rise to the protein MLFSKILGLSHIKSYLTTSVERGRIPHAQLFVGPNGSGTLPMAIAYAQYILCGNKEGENTGGNSSCNIKFDHLAHPDLHFAYPVATNDKVKKHPTANHFAEEWRTFINDNPYGSIFDWYLSLGIEKKQGQIGVDEALDVVKKLSLKSYEGGFKVMLIWMADKMNIAASNKLLKLIEEPPEKTVFILITEDEEQLIQTIRSRCQVLHFPPLGEQVIKDALKASENISDTEALKIAHQANGDYSKALHLLHHDGGDEQFEDWFIQWVRTAFKAKGNKSAVNDLINWSESIAGSGRETQKRFLNYCLDFFRQALLLNYNAEDLVFLEPKTNGFKLKNFAPFIHGGNIMDISNELQDAIYHIERNGNAKIILTDLSIKLTRLLHKKAL
- a CDS encoding DUF4837 family protein; this encodes MKKLALAIICVFCIVSCTETKKNTSEKINGSLAQSIGKINELSVIIDNELWTGSLGDTIRKYFGAEVPGLPQEEPLFSMRQIPPDVFTGLARRYRTFLKIQEGDESKVYVANNKYATPQLGYVITGTSQDEIIRLIQERSAGMIAKYKKVEMREKQYRIKKSVEYIPQLKEKMGVTLKIPSAYRIAKEEDKFFWLRKDITNGDMNLMIYELPLGSIPKDSSTIAKIIKVRDSIGVLKIPTNSGKFITEEAYAPYLYETKLDDKFAFETKGTWEIKDRYMAGPFVNYAIDDVANNRQLVIEGFVLAPSVRKRNFMFELEAIIKSIKFE
- a CDS encoding DoxX family protein, which gives rise to MDNFMTHIVSITILLFLLITFLQSGIDKIADWKGNLSWLKEHFSKTFLKNMVPALLGSVLIIEIITSILCIGGIYHLIMDSHTGFAIAAMFAACITLLMLLFGQRVAKDYPGALTITCYFIVAVFGLYVITS
- the pgk gene encoding phosphoglycerate kinase, which codes for MKTINDINFENKKALIRVDFNVPLDENFKVTDSTRIQAAKPTIIKILEDGGSAVLMSHLGRPKGVQDEFSLNHIVDQVADVIGVQVKFVSNCVGEEAETAVAQLNPGEVLLLENLRFHKEETAGDTNFAEQLSKLGDVYVNDAFGTAHRAHASTTIVAQFFPENKCFGSLLAKEIESIDKVLKSGEKPITAVLGGSKVSSKITIIENILDKVDNLIVGGGMTYTFIKAQGGKIGDSICEDDKQELALEILKKAEEKGVQIHLPVDVIGADAFDNNANTKAMSVDAIPDGWQGLDAGPETIKNFHQVILDSRTILWNGPLGVFEMENFANGTIALGHSIAEATEKGAFSLVGGGDSVAAVKQFGFGDKVSYVSTGGGAMLESLEGKTLPGIAAIEN
- a CDS encoding M23 family metallopeptidase produces the protein MAKKKKEPKRITKKLLNKYRLVILNEDTFEERISFKLTRLNVFVLLMITSIVLVSCTTILIAFTPLREYIPGYSSTSLNQKATRLVSTADSLETVLAINQEYYNSIKKVLNGDVKTVEFDIDSAVQSQKLNPDEVDLNPSEQDMKLREEVSREDKYSLFESEKSSTDFSLFPPVKGSITSKYNVNEKHYAIDIAVPKDTPIKAAAAGTVIFAEWTSETGHVIILEHGNSLLTVYKHNASLTKQQGELVKSGEVIATAGSTGELSTGPHLHFELWRDGYPTDPSKFIDFE
- a CDS encoding LysM peptidoglycan-binding domain-containing protein; this encodes MIKNCWFYLSFLFCLVSLQAQDTIPSVSSKAKPSRIVTLDKELTLRKDTVQVVDTTKVISAVGELKTTTFTKTTVKDSVMYSIKDHPQLAKLDSIWKQELYNSSLFDTIYKSVTELDYQPVEYVDLPTDTLKARLAKLNARTPFNVEYNTSLESVIKNYLKNRHEHLERLMALSEFYFPLFEQELDNQNIPLEIKYLAIVESALKPRAKSRVGATGLWQFMFGTGKMFGLEVSSYVDERMDPIMATQAACKYLASLYRVFGDWDLALASYNSGPGNVTKAIRRSGGYTNYWNIRHNLPRETAGYLPAFLATMYIFEYAEEHGFKPRKPEFAYFETDTIKVKQMITLDQVSEVMDINMEELQFLNPSYKLDIIPHIKDENYVLRLPLDQVGKFVANENQIYALAQEEFNKREKPLPKLIEANDKIRYRVRSGDFLGKIARRYGVRVSQIKRWNGLRSNNLRIGQRLTIYPRRPVVDRPKKKTKTQKAVVSTNPSSSETYTVKSGDTLWSISQKFKGVSIENLRSWNNISGTGIKPGMKLKLSKS
- a CDS encoding Tex family protein produces the protein MNIVSYIAKQVPVSEKQITKTIELLNDGATIPFISRYRKEMTGNLDEVEIGEIVKYKTVFETLQKRKESVLASIAEQEALTPELQKRIEAAQTLSEVEDLYLPYKKKRKTKATVAKEQGLEPLAKIIMEQREEEILFVASQYLNDTIINEELALQGARDIIAEWVNENEKIRNRLRRLYQRRAAISSTVIKTKKDEDEAQKYQQYFEWEEPLHKCPSHRLLAILRAENEKIVRVKITVPENDALDIIDDVMITSNVEACTDQVFLAIADAYKRLLAPAISTEVLNQAKEKADDNAIKVFAQNLKQLLLASPLGQKRILALDPGFKSGCKVVCLDKQGDLLHNENIYPHPPQRETTNGIKKIKSLVNAYKIEAIAIGNGTAARETEAFIKKIPFEGQIQVFMVNESGASVYSASKIARAEFPSYDVTVRGAVSIGRRLADPLAELVKIDPKAIGVGQYQHDVDQTKLKNELDTVVMSCVNSVGINVNTASAPLLSYVSGIGDKLAENIVNYRSENGALASREQLKKVPRLGGKAYEQAAAFLRITEPKNPLDNSAVHPERYKLVSKMAKDAGVSLKELIGNKTAITKIRLQDYISEDVGLPTLTDIVKELEKPGVDPRKKATVFEFDPNVKTINDLKSGMKLPGIVNNITNFGCFVDIGIKESGLIHISKLANEYISDVNAVVQLNQHVTVTVMSVDLSRKRIQLSLID